A single window of Euwallacea similis isolate ESF13 chromosome 32, ESF131.1, whole genome shotgun sequence DNA harbors:
- the LOC136418024 gene encoding uncharacterized protein isoform X2: MPLKKIPADLEKSWHIPRPTLARSSNSSQGSTSSNNSTQSARSGSLLLTAANLAQIHPQNSEDEAISTRDLNIQYYLEKTNKENEFIAALPKTRQGPEPDNVSVASSMHFTVINVNSRPFKVPKRSFCRKHQLTILVLSMSALFMVGILVAIYIMEMRARDQRRY; encoded by the exons ATTCCCGCAGATCTCGAGAAGAGTTGGCACATCCCCAGACCCACACTAGCTCGGAGCTCTAACAGTTCGCAGGGTTCCACCTCCAGCAATAATAGCACCCAG AGTGCCAGATCGGGGTCCTTGCTACTTACTGCCGCGAATCTCGCACAAATTCATCCCCAAAACTCTGAGGATGAGGCGATAAGTACGAGAGACCTCAACATCCAATACTATCTGGAGAAGacgaataaagaaaatgaGTTCATAGCGGCCCTTCCCAAGACACGACAAGGACCAGAGCCAGATAATGTTTCAGTGGCCAGTTCTATGCATTTTACAGTCATCAATGTGAATTCCAGGCCTTTCAAGGTTCCTAAACGCAGCTTCTGTAGGAAGCATCAACTTACTATTTTAGTACTTAGCATGTCTGCCCTGTTTATGGTGGGCATACTCGTGGCCATTTATATTATGGAGA TGAGGGCCAGAGACCAAAGAAGATACTGA
- the LOC136418024 gene encoding uncharacterized protein isoform X1, giving the protein MDNKSFVPDNIPADLEKSWHIPRPTLARSSNSSQGSTSSNNSTQSARSGSLLLTAANLAQIHPQNSEDEAISTRDLNIQYYLEKTNKENEFIAALPKTRQGPEPDNVSVASSMHFTVINVNSRPFKVPKRSFCRKHQLTILVLSMSALFMVGILVAIYIMEMRARDQRRY; this is encoded by the exons ATTCCCGCAGATCTCGAGAAGAGTTGGCACATCCCCAGACCCACACTAGCTCGGAGCTCTAACAGTTCGCAGGGTTCCACCTCCAGCAATAATAGCACCCAG AGTGCCAGATCGGGGTCCTTGCTACTTACTGCCGCGAATCTCGCACAAATTCATCCCCAAAACTCTGAGGATGAGGCGATAAGTACGAGAGACCTCAACATCCAATACTATCTGGAGAAGacgaataaagaaaatgaGTTCATAGCGGCCCTTCCCAAGACACGACAAGGACCAGAGCCAGATAATGTTTCAGTGGCCAGTTCTATGCATTTTACAGTCATCAATGTGAATTCCAGGCCTTTCAAGGTTCCTAAACGCAGCTTCTGTAGGAAGCATCAACTTACTATTTTAGTACTTAGCATGTCTGCCCTGTTTATGGTGGGCATACTCGTGGCCATTTATATTATGGAGA TGAGGGCCAGAGACCAAAGAAGATACTGA